DNA from Bacteroides zoogleoformans:
GGCAGCGAGGTGGAGGTGCTGACAAAAGACGGACGGAAACTCAGCGGAGTGCTGAAAGAGGCGGACCAACGGCACTTTGTCGTCACCATCCGCAAGAAGGTGAAAGAAGAAGGAGCCAAACGCCCTAAGATGGTGGACGAGGATCTGAACTTTACGTACGAGGAAATAAAATATACTAAATACTTAATCAGTTTTAAATAAGACTATGGCCAAAAAAGGAGAAACTGTCAGTTTGATAGATACATTTTCGGAATTTAAGGAATTGAAGAACATTGACCGCACCACGATGGTGAGTGTGCTTGAAGAGTCGTTCCGCAGTGTGATTGCGAAGATGTTTGGCACCGATGAAAATTATGACGTGATCGTGAATCCGGATAAGGGGGATTTCGAGATATGGCGTAATCGTGAAGTTGTTGCAGACGGTGATGTAGAAGATCCGAACTTGCAAATATCTTTGAGCGAGGCACAGAAAATAGATGCTTCCTATGAGGTGGGCGAAGAAGTGACGGATGAGGTGATTTTTGCCAATTTTGGTCGTCGGGCCATCTTGAACTTGCGTCAGACGTTGGCATCCAAGATTTTGGAATTGGAGAAAGACAGCCTCTATAATAAGTATATTGATAAGGTGGGCACCATTGTCAATGCGGAGGTCTACCAGATTTGGAAGAAAGAAATGCTGCTGCTGGATGACGAAGGCAATGAGTTGTTGCTGCCTAAAACCGAACAGATTCCCAGCGACTTCTACCGCAAAGGCGAGACAGCCCGTGCCGTGGTGGCACGCGTGGACAATAAGAACAACAATCCGAAGATTATTCTAAGTCGTACGTCACCCGTATTTCTGGAACGTCTGTTCGAGATGGAAGTACCCGAAATCAATGACGGACTGATTACCATCAAGAAGATTGCCCGCATTCCCGGCGAACGTGCCAAGATTGCCGTTGAAAGCTACGACGACCGCATCGACCCGGTAGGCGCTTGCGTGGGTGTGAAGGGCAGCCGCATTCATGGCATTGTCCGCGAACTTCGCAACGAGAATATAGACGTAATCAACTATACGTCGAATATCCAGTTGTTCATACAGCGTGCCCTGAGTCCAGCCAAGATATCTTCCATTCGCTTGAACGAAGAAGAACATAAAGCGGAAGTGTTTCTGAAGCCGGAAGAGGTGTCGCTGGCTATCGGTAAGGGCGGTTTGAATATCAAACTGGCCAGCATGTTGACCGAGTACACCATCGATGTGTTCCGCGAGTTGGACGAAACGATAGAGGATGAGGACATTTATCTGGATGAGTTCCGTGATGAGATAGACGGCTGGGTGATTGACGCCATCAAGGCTATCGGCATTGACACGGCAAAGGCTGTCTTGAACGCCCCCCGCGAGATGTTGATTGAAAAGACTGATCTTGAAGAGGAAACGGTGGACGAGGTATTGCGCATTTTGAAACAGGAGTTCGAGGAAGGTTGAGTATAACGATTAGTGATGAGCGAAAACTTCTTCTTTCTCCATTATTCATGAAAAATTAAGTATGACGATAAGGTTAAACAAAGTAACAAGAGATTTGAATGTAGGAATTACGACAGCCGTCGAGTTTCTGCAGAAGAAGGGATTTACCGTTGAGGCAAATCCCAATACGAAAATTACCGATGAGCAGTTTGAACTGCTCAAGAAGGAGTTCAGTACGGATAAGGACCTTAAAATAAAATCGGAACGTTTCAGTCAGGAGCGTCAAAGCAAGGATCGCAACAAGGGATCCGTATCTATTGATGGCTATGAGGAAAATACGCAGGAGAAAGCCAAACCGGAGGAGATAAAAACCGTTGTTCCCGAAGATGCGCGCCCGAAGTTTAAGCCTGTCGGCAAGATAGATCTGGACAAACCGGGCCAGTGGCTTGCTACTGCTTCGGAAAAGGAGGAAGCCGAAAAGGTGATAGAGGAGAAGAAGGCGGAAGAGCCTGTATCGGTAGTTGTGGAAGCTCCCCAGACTGTTTCGGAAGAACATAAGGAAACGAAGCCTGAGCCGGAACTTGTATCTCAGCCCGAAGCAAATACTGAACCCGAAGTACAAACGGCAACGGTTGTAGAGAAAGAGCCGCTGATTGCTACACGGGTGGAAACCGAATCTGAAGAGGAAGAAAGAGTAGAAACTCTTTCGGTGGTGGGCACTGAACAGCCGGAAGAAAAAGAAGAACCGGAAGAAGAGGAAATCTTTAAGATACACCAGCCCGAATTTGTTTCGAAGATAAATGTAATCGGACAAATAGACTTGGCCGCTCTGAACCAGTCTACACGCCCCAAGAAGAAGTCGAAAGAAGAGAAGCGCAAAGAACGGGAGGAAAAGGAAAAGATTCGCCAGGACCAGAAGAAACTGATGAAAGAAGCCATCATCAAGGAAATTCGCCGCGAGGACAGCAAACTCAATGATTCGGGCACCGACTCGAACGGGAAGAAAAAGCGTGTCCGCATCAATAAAGAGAAGGTGGACATCAGCAATGCCTCCAATTTTCAGCGTGGCGGTAACGACCGCTCCAAGAATGCCGGTGGCGCTTCCGGTGGAGGCCAACAGGCCGGAGGTGGCCGCGGGCGGAATAAAGACCGCTTCAAGAAGCCCCTTGCAAAACAAGAAGTGAGCGAGGAAGACGTAGCCAAGCAAGTAAAGGAAACCTTGGCTCGCCTTACCTCCAAAGGCAAGAACAAGGGCGCCAAGTATCGCAAGGAAAAGCGCGACATGCTGTCCAACCGCATGCAAGAGCTCGAGGATATGGAGATGGCGGAAAGCAAGGTGCTGAAACTTACCGAATTCGTGACGGCCAACGAGCTGGCCAACATGATGGACATTTCCGTCACCCAAGTCATTGCCACTTGCATGAGCATCGGCATGATGGTGTCCATCAACCAGCGTCTGGATGCCGAGACCATCAATCTGGTGGCCGATGAATTCGGCTTTAAGACCGAATATGTCAGTGCCGAAGTTGCCCAGGCCATTGTGGAAGAAGAGGACGAGGAACAGGACTTGAAGCCTCGCGCTCCGATTGTCACCGTGATGGGACACGTAGACCACGGCAAGACTTCGCTGCTCGACTACATACGTAAGGCCAATGTCATTGCCGGTGAGGCGGGCGGCATTACCCAGCACATCGGCGCTTATCACGTTTCACTGGAAGACGGGCGTAAGATTACCTTCCTCGACACACCGGGACACGAAGCGTTTACCGCCATGCGTGCCCGCGGGGCCAAGGTGACGGATATCGCCATCATCATTGTGGCCGCGGATGACAACGTGATGCCTCAGACGAAGGAAGCCATCAACCACGCCACGGCCGCCGGTGTCCCCATCGTGTTTGCCATCAACAAGATTGATAAGCCCACGGCCAATCCCGACAAGATTAAGGAGGAGCTGGCGGGCATGAACTTCCTGGTGGAAGAGTGGGGCGGTAAATACCAGTCGCAGGACATCTCCGCCAAGAAAGGGCTGGGCGTGGCCGAGCTGATGGAAAAAGTATTGCTGGAGGCCGAACTGCTCGAACTCAAGGCCAACCCCGATCGCCGCGCCACCGGCTCCATCATCGAATCTTCGTTGGACAAGGGGCGCGGTTATGTGGCCACGGTATTGGTCTCTAACGGCACGCTGAAGATGGGCGATATTGTGTTGGCCGGCACCAGCTACGGCAAGGTGAAGGCCATGTTCAACGAGCGCAACCAGCGCATCAAGCAGGCAGGCCCCTCAGAACCGGCCTTGATATTGGGACTGAACGGGGCGCCCGCCGCCGGCGATACGTTCCACGTGATAGAAACCGAACAAGAAGCCCGCGAGATTGCCAACAAACGCGAACAGCTGCAACGCGAACAAGGCTTGCGCACGCAGAAGATGCTGACGCTCGACGAAGTGGGGCGCCGCCTGGCATTGGGCGACTTCCACGAACTGAACGTCATTGTCAAAGGCGATGTGGACGGTTCGGTAGAAGCGTTGAGCGACTCGTTGATAAAACTCTCCACCGAGCAGGTACAGGTCAACGTCATCCATAAGGGAGTGGGACAGATTTCCGAGTCGGACGTATCGTTGGCCGCCGCTTCGGATGCCATCATCGTAGGCTTCCAGGTGCGTCCCTCGGGTGCAGCCGCCAAACTGGCCGAACAGGAAGGGGTGGACATCCGCAAGTACTCCGTCATCTACGACGCCATCGAGGAAGTGAAGTCCGCCATGGAGGGCATGCTGGCGCCTACCTTGAAAGAGCAGGTCACGGCCACCATCGAAGTCCGCGAAGTGTTCAACATCACAAAGGTGGGCCTCGTGGCCGGCGCCATGGTGAAGAGCGGAAAGGTGAAACGCACGGACAAGGCCCGGCTGATTCGCGACGGCATCGTCATCTTCACCGGTTCCATCAACGCGTTGAAGCGTTTCAAGGACGACGTGAAGGAAGTGGGCACAAACTTTGAATGCGGCATCAGCCTGACCGGTTGCAACGACATCAAGGTGGACGACGTCATCGAGTCTTACGAAGAAGTGGAAGTGAAACAGACGCTATAATTACTGAAGAGAACGATGTGCCAACTGCTCTGCGGAATGTTTGCGCGGCCGGTTGGCACATTTTTTTGTATGTCGCCAAGTCTCTCTGTAAAGACCGTGTACAAGCCTCTACAGAGGCACCGCCCGCCTCTCTATAGAGACGTCGTCAATCTCTCTATAGAGACGTTACCCATCTCTCTATAGAGACGTTACCCATCTCTCTATAGAGACGTTAAGCATCTCTCTATAGAGACGTCATCAGTCTCTCTATAGAGACATTTCCGGCCCCTCCATAGAGGCGCCACAGGCCCCTCTGCGGTGCCGGCATACATCGCTCGTTCATACCTTTATTATAATATAGTATAGGGTTGAATAAACGGTATAGGATTGAATAAACAGTATATAAAGATGGCAATGATAGACATTCTGATAATCGCGGCCTTCGGAGCCGGTGCCGTCATCGGCTTCATGAAAGGATTTATCAAGCAGTTGGCCTCTATCTTGGGGTTGATTGTGGGCTTGTTGGCCGCAAAGGCTTTGTACGCCACGCTGGCCGAGAAACTCTGCCCCGCGGTGACAGACTCCATGACATGGGCGCAGATACTGGCTTTCGTCCTCATCTGGATAGCGGTGCCGCTGGCTTTTACATTGGCGGCTTCCGTACTGACCAAGGCGCTGGAAGCCATGTCGCTGGGTTGGCTGAACCGCTTGCTGGGAGGCGGATTGGGAGCACTCAAATACCTGCTGCTCGTCAGCCTGCTGATAGGAATGATAGAGTTTGTCGATGAAGAAGACCGGTTGATAAGTAAAACAAAAAAGCGGGAATCGGTGTTATATTATCCGATGAAGTCATTCGCCGGCATCTTCTTTCCCGCGGCGAAGCGTACGGCCGAACAATATATATTGAACAATCATGCAACAGAAGAAATCCTACCCTAAGCATAACAACCTGCCGCCCGCGCACGACGCCGGGATGGACGGCGAGACGAAGCCTTCCTCCAACGAGTACGTCCGGAAGATTGCGGAAGAAAAATACAAGTACGGCTTCACCACCGACGTGCACACGGACATTATCGAGTGCGGACTGAACGAAGAGGTGGTGCGGCTCATCTCCCGAAAGAAGCGTGAACCGGAGTGGCTGCTGAAGTTCCGCCTGGAAGCCTATCGGCACTGGCTGACGTTGGAAATGCCCGCGTGGGCCCATCTGCGCATTCCCCAGATAGACTACCAGTCCATCTCTTACTATGCCGACCCCACGAAGAAGAAGGAAGGGCCGAAAAGCATGGACGAGGTGGACCCGGAGTTGGTGAAAACCTTCAATAAACTGGGCATTCCTCTGGAAGAGCAGATGGCGTTGAGCGGCATGGCGGTGGACGCCGTGATGGACTCGGTGTCCGTAAAGACCACCTTCAAGGAGACTTTGATGGAGAAAGGCATCATCTTCTGCTCTTTCAGCGAGGCCGTGCGCGAGCATCCCGACTTGGTGCAGAAGTATCTGGGCTCTGTAGTGCCCTATCGCGACAACTTCTTTGCCGCACTCAACTCTGCCGTGTTCTCCGACGGCTCTTTCGTCTACATCCCCAAGGGAGTGCGCTGCCCGATGGAACTGTCTACCTACTTCCGCATCAACGCCCGCAATACGGGCCAGTTTGAAAGGACGCTGATTGTGGCCGACGACGACTCGTATGTGTCGTACCTCGAAGGCTGCACGGCCCCGATGCGCGACGAAAACCAGCTGCATGCCGCCATTGTGGAGATTGTGGTGCACCACCGTGCGGAGGTGAAGTACAGCACGGTGCAAAACTGGTATCCGGGTGACGCCGAGGGCAAAGGCGGCGTTTACAACTTCGTGACCAAGCGCGGCCATTGCAAGGGAGTGGACAGCAAACTGTCGTGGACACAGGTGGAAACGGGCTCTGCCATTACTTGGAAATACCCCTCGTGCATCCTCTCGGGCGATAACTCCACCGCGGAGTTCTACAGCGTGGCGGTGACCAACAACTATCAGCAGGCCGACACGGGAACCAAGATGATTCATCTGGGCAAGAACACCCGCAGCACCATCGTCAGCAAAGGCATCTCTGCCGGGAAGAGCGAGAACTCTTACCGCGGACTGGTGCGTGTGGCCGCCAAGGCGGACAATGCCCGCAACTATAGCCAGTGCGACTCTTTGCTGCTGGGCGACAAATGCGGAGCGCATACTTTCCCCTACATGGACATCCACAACGAAACGGCCATTGTGGAGCATGAAGCCACGACCAGCAAAATCAGCGAAGACCAGATATTCTACTGCAATCAGCGAGGCATTTCTACCGAAGATGCCGTGGGGCTGATTGTAAACGGCTATGCCAAGGAGGTGCTGAACAAACTTCCGATGGAGTTCGCCGTAGAGGCGCAGAAGCTGCTGACCATTTCGTTGGAGGGAAGCGTGGGATGATTTATGGAATGTCAGACGAAAGACAGTAAACGAATAAACAGTCAATAAACAGTGAATATAGAAATGTTAGAGATAAAAGACCTGTATGCCGGCATCCATGGCAAAGAGATATTGAAAGGCATCGACCTGACCATACGCAAAGGTGAAGTACATGCGCTCATGGGGCAGAACGGCGCCGGTAAAAGTACATTGAGCAACGTGCTGGTAGGACATCCGGCCTATGAGGTGACGCGTGGCTCGATTACCTTCAACGGGAAGGACCTGCTAGCCATGAATGCCGAAGACCGTGCGCATGAGGGCATTTTCCTTTCCTTCCAGTCACCGGTAGAGATACCGGGCGTTTCGATGGTGAACTTCATGCGTGCTGCCGTGAACGAGCAGCGCAAGTATCGTCATCTGCCGGCGTTGTCGGCCGGTGAGTTTCTGAAGTTGATGCGCGAGAAGCGTGCCATCGTGGAGTTGGATAATAAGCTTGCCAACCGCAGCGTGAACGAAGGCTTTAGCGGAGGCGAGAAGAAGCGTAACGAGATCTTCCAGATGGCCATGCTGGAACCCACTTTCGCCATTCTGGACGAGACGGACTCCGGTCTGGACGTGGATGCCCTGCGCATCGTGGCGGACGGCTTTAACAAGCTGAAGACGGCGGAGACCGGTGCGATTGTCATTACTCACTATCAACGCTTATTGGACTATATCAAACCCGATAAGGTACACGTTTTGCTTGGCGGCCGCATCGTCAAGAGCGGTGGCCCCGACTTGGCCAAGGAGATTGAACAGCGGGGCTTCGACTGGATAAAAAAGGAAGCGGGAGATTTTTAGAGAATTAGGCGCGGATGACGCGGAATGACGCGGATTATGTTATATGAAGATTTGACACATGATATATTGCAGGCATTTTACGAGGTGCATAAGGTCTTGGGATTTGGCTTTTTAGAACAGGTCTATCAGAATGCGCTTTATAAAGAACTCTCTCGTAGGGGGATGTGTGTGGAATGCCAAAAAGAAATCAAAGTATATTATAAAGGTGAATGTGTAGGAAGATATATAGCCGATATGGTTGTGAATAACACTGTAATACTTGAGTTGAAAGCTGTTCAGACGTTGCGACCGGAACATGAATGGCAACTGATAAACTATCTGAAAGCCACCACACTTGAAGTTGGTTTATTGTTGAATTTCGGGCATAGTGCAGAGTTCAAACGCAAAGTTTTCACAAACAAATAAATAAATCTGCGAAATCCGCGTAATCCGCGCCTAAATAAAGATAAGTTATGAAACCAGAACAGCAATATATAGACCTTTTCTCCCAAACGGAGGCAATGATATGCCACCACAGTGCCGAGGTGATGAATGCGCCCCGTGCGGCGGCTTTTGCCCATTTCGAGCGGCTGGGCTTTCCCACCCGTGAACAGGAGGAATACAAATATACGGATGTCAGCAAGTTCTTTGAACCGGACTACGGACTGAACCTGAACCGGCTGGACATCCCCGTGAACCCTTACGAAGTGTTCAAATGCGACGTGCCCAACATGAGCACGGCCCTGTACTTCGTGGTGAACGATTCTTTCTACGGCAAGAGCTTGCCCAAGTCCCTACTGCCCGAAGGCGTTCTCTTCGGCAGCCTGAAAGAAATGGCTGAAAAGCATCCCGAACTGGTCAGGGCGCATTACGGTAAGCTGGCCGATACGTCTGCCGACGGTGTGACGGCCTTCAACACGGCTTTTGCGCAAGACGGGGTACTGCTCTATGTGCCTAAAGGCGTGGTGGTGGAGAAGCCCATCCAGCTGGTCAACATTCTCCGTGGAGAGGTCAGCAGCCTGCTGAACCGGCGCATGCTGATTATCTTGGAAGAGGGTGCGCAAGCCCGGCTACTGGTGTGCGACCATGCCATGGACAATGTGAACTTCCTGGCCACGCAAGTGGTGGAAACCTTTGTCGGCGAGAATGCCTCTTTCGACTTTTACGAGCTGGAAGAAACACATACCGGCACAGTCCGCATCAGCAATATGTATGTGGAACAGAAAGCCCACAGCAACGTCTTACTCAACGGAATGACCCTGCACAACGGAACTACCCGCAACACCACGCAGGTGACGCTGGCAGGCGAAGGTGCCGACCTGAACCTTTGCGGGATGGTCATCGCCGACAAGAACCAACATGTGGACAACCGTACCCGCATAGACCATGCCGTACCTCGCTGTACGAGCAACGAACTCTATAAGTATGTGCTCGACGAACAGGCTGTGGGAGTGTTTGCAGGCTTGGTGCTGGTGCGTCCGGATGCGCAGCACACCAACTCGAAGCAGACCAACCGGAACCTTTGCGCCACTCGTGAGGCGCACATGTACACCCAACCGCAGCTGGAAATCTATGCGGACGACGTGACGTGCAGCCATGGCGCCACGGTGGGACAGCTCGATGACGCCGCCTTGTTCTACATGCGCCAGCGAGGCATTCCCCTGCGCGAGGCCCGCCTGCTGCTGATGTTCGCTTTCGTCAACGAGGTCATCGATACCATCCGTCTGGATGCTTTGAAAGACCGCCTGCATCTGCTGGTGGAGAAGCGTTTCCGTGGCGAACTGAACAAGTGCCGGGGATGCGCGATTTGTAACTAAGAAATTCGGAAGGCGCGGATGAGGCGGATTTCACGGAGTTTATTCATCACAACCGTGTGCAGCCCGTTCCTCCGTGCCTTGATTCAATCAGAAAGTCTATGTATGATGTTCAGAAGATAAGGGCCGACTTCCCGATACTCTCTCGTGAAGTCTACGACCATCCGCTGGTCTACCTTGACAACGGAGCCACCACGCAGAAGCCCCGTATGGTGGTGGATGCCATTGCCGACGAGTATTACTCCGTCAACGCCAACGTGCACCGAGGCGTTCACTTCCTTTCGCAGCAGGCCACGGAGCTGCACGAGGCGTCGCGCCGGACGGTGCGTGCATTCATCAATGCCCGCAGCGCCAACGAGATTGTCTTTACGCGCGGCACCACGGAGAGCGTCAACCTGCTTGCCTCTTGTTTCGGCGAGGCGTTCATGCGCGAGGGCGATGAGGTGATTGTCTCCGTGATGGAGCACCACAGCAACATCGTCCCCTGGCAACTGCTGGCTGCCAGGCGGGGAATCGTCCTCAAGGTTGTTCCCATGAACGACAAAGGCGAACTGCTGCAGGACGAGTACAGGCGTTTGTTCTCCGAACGCACCAAGATAGTCAGCCTGGCACATGTATCGAATGTGTTGGGCACGGTCAATCCCGTCAAAGAGATGATTGCCTTTGCCCACCGGCAGGGCGTGCCTGTGCTGATAGACGGCGCACAGTCCGTCCCCCACATGCCCGTGGATGTGCAAGAGCTGGATGCCGACTTCTTTGTCTTCTCCGGACATAAGGTCTACGGCCCCACCGGCGTAGGCGTGCTTTACGGCAAAGAGGAGTGGCTGGACAGGCTGCCTCCCTATCAGGGCGGCGGCGAAATGATACAGAGCGTCTCGTTCGAGAAGACCACGTTCAACGAACTGCCTTTCAAGTTCGAGGCCGGTACGCCGGACTACATCGGAACCACGGGACTGGCCCGTGCGCTGGATTATGTCTCGCTCATCGGCATGGACCGGATTGCCGCCTACGAGCACCGGCTTACCTGCTACGGCCTGCAACGGCTGAAAGAAATTCCCGGCATGCGCCTCTTCGGAGAAGCGGAACAGAGGGGCAGTGTCATCTCGTTCTTGGTGGGCGACATCCATCCTTTCGACATGGGCACGCTGCTCGACCGCCTCGGCATTGCCGTGCGCACCGGCCACCACTGTGCCCAGCCACTGATGCAACGCCTCGGCATCGAAGGCACCGTGCGTGCCTCGTTCGGACTGTACAACACCCGCGAAGAAATCGATGCGCTGGTAGCCGGCATCGAGCGTGTCAGCCGGATGTTTTGAATCTTCTTGCCTCGAGCTGACGACTTCTCATCCTCCGATTTTTCAGACGCAGATGACGCGGATGACGCAGATTTTTTATTTTTATCTGCGTCATCCGCGTCATCCGCGTCTAAAGAATTAAAGGCACATGTCCCATTCTTTTTCCCCATTTGTCAGAGGCTTGTGTCTTTCGTGTAGAACACAAGCCTCTTACATGAAGAAGGCCAGTGTCTTTCGTGTAAAACACAAGTGTCTGACAAATGCCCTATAATCAGTTGATAATTAGGACTTCGGACTGTGAGTGAGAAGATGCTTTCCGGCGGTTGTCAATACGTCTTCCGGATGGCCTTTGCCAAAGCGTCCCAATGCTCGTCCGTCATGCTCTGCGGGGTGAACAGGCACACACCGGTGGCTCCGGCCCTCATCGAACCTGCCACAGCCTCTTCTATCTCCGAGGGCAGCAAACCCCAATGTTCCGGGTCGGCCAGATTGGCCTTGTTCCGCCAGTCGCGGCAGATGAAGAGTCCGCTGTAGACGGGTGTTTGCTTGGAGGCCACGCTTTTCACTTCTTCGGCCGTCACCTTGCCCACCCACGCTGCGGGTTCCAGATAGAAGTCATTGTAGTTCATCGGGAAGTAAGCGTCCACGTTCCATTTATCCCATTCCTGGCGCACCATCCACACGGCATAACTCTTCGGGCCGGGGAAGACGTCCGCGCTCACCTTCTTGCCTTTGGCGTGGATGGCGTCCACCAGCTCGTTCACCAGTCCGGTGATGGCGTCGCAGCGGAATTGCGCCCACTCCTGGCACGTCGAAGGGTCTTCCACCTGCCGTATGTTGATGCCGCTTGCCCGTTTGAAGGCGGCCACGCAACTGTCGCAGTAGCAGTAGTCGGCGTTCGGATATTCTTCGTCCATCGTCAGGCCGTACTTTTTCCACAGTCCGCGCGCCAGGATGACGTCCGCGTAGCGGATATAGTCCAGTTGGATGTAGTCCACTTCGTCGATGGAAGCGATGCGTTCGAACTGCTCCTTGAGGAAACGTCGCGCTTGCGGCTTCAGCGGGTCCAGCGTCTTGTAGTAAGGCACATACGCCGGCTTGTCGTAGGCCGACTCACCCAAGCGGTTCACTGTATAGAAAGTTGAATCGAGGGCCGGTTGCAGCATGGTGGGAATCCATGCGTGATACTCCAGCCCCAACTCCTTGGCTATGCGAGCGGCGGTGGCCACCTTGGCCGAGT
Protein-coding regions in this window:
- a CDS encoding glycoside hydrolase family 10 protein encodes the protein MKNLFILFTLFLLAGCGEKDSVKVPLYVWQSWDEHTTETSLRSDFERWKAHGTTGVCFNAHFDSAKVATAARIAKELGLEYHAWIPTMLQPALDSTFYTVNRLGESAYDKPAYVPYYKTLDPLKPQARRFLKEQFERIASIDEVDYIQLDYIRYADVILARGLWKKYGLTMDEEYPNADYCYCDSCVAAFKRASGINIRQVEDPSTCQEWAQFRCDAITGLVNELVDAIHAKGKKVSADVFPGPKSYAVWMVRQEWDKWNVDAYFPMNYNDFYLEPAAWVGKVTAEEVKSVASKQTPVYSGLFICRDWRNKANLADPEHWGLLPSEIEEAVAGSMRAGATGVCLFTPQSMTDEHWDALAKAIRKTY